GATGTAAGCATCAGTTAAGCACTGTACTAAAATCATGACACAGTCACTTCAAACTTACTCATCAGTCTCATAtcagtgttttctgttttctataTAAAACAGGCAAAATGACGTCACAAAGCTAAAAACATAAAGCACGTGAAAGAATCTTGCATAATTATATTAAAGTACTATACAAGTATATTAGTACAAGTATCCTATACAAGCGGaaaatgtacttatttatttgtttgtttttttgtttaagttaccgtatttttcggactataagccactactttttccccacgttttgaaccccgcggcttaaacaacaaagcggcttatttatgaatttttcctgggtttttcccggtttcacaaacttcaagccaaaaaaatgaaccccataacattagaccaatgaaatttccgaacggaaacgaaaaaacgcacctcacctgtgttctgagctgcacggcatcgggagaaaaaagtTTTCCACCGATGaagatttttaaacgcacgacgatgccaaaagataaactgcagagagaaattgttgtgaaaggaaggaggaagacagtgaacaatgactttcttggtcggctactgtttagatacaagccgttgtaacgcgttgagtctgggtgaagggagagctcgctaactccagttacaacagaaatcatataagcacagacaggtttccaaaactcgtgctttttaattttttttggcaacagtgttacgggttagtcaaagaaacttagaaatgagcatcagaaaataataaggacatattcctcgctcttgcacacatgcagtaatactggaagaatgcagtgatgtGCTGTTctcaaaatgccgctctgctcttaaaggagccacaacatatttcacccgttacaccgtgtaacagacactctctttcgttaaagcctgtgtaaagttcattagtttcagtgtagtttCACAGTCTtcacaggcttatagacaggtgcggcttatttatgtttaaaataaaaatctttgtcaaattcagggggtgcggcttatatatgagtgcgctttatagtcctgAAATTACGGTACTATCTATcgatctttttttatataaataatatagttaattaattaattacaaaaagaaAGTACTGTAGcccctttttgttttattattattatatttttttatatttgtttttttacaagcGATATTTTTGTTAAACTTAAGCCACAGTAGAAAAATTAAAGAGTTCAGACATAAAAAAACTCTTCCTTGTGAGGAACGTTGTGAAAAGAATTCGGTGCATTTCAGTTTTGAACAAATGAAAACAAGCTCTATTGAAAGAACACATTCTTCCTGTTTAAACCAAAAGAATGGGAAATCTAAATATATTGAACAAATACCACattgtgttttgttcttttccaGATGTTGGGATTTTATTGATGACAATCTGTGGTGGATTATAAAAACCCCTAGTCTGCTAATAATCCTGGTGAGTTGCGTAGACTCTGACTAGAGCCTGGaatcagagctgaagatgaagtccaatcaataatcaataattgtCCGTATTTGCAGTTAAATTTCATCCTGTTCATATGCATCATCCGGATTCTTCGTCAGAAAATCAACTGCAGGGACATCGGGAGGAACGAATCGAACCAGTACTCGTAAGTTTCGCACCGCGTGACGTGAACCAGAGAAGGTCTCATCACATAAACAACGTGTGTTGCTTGTTGAATCGTGTGTCGTTGTATTGATTTCGGTTTTGGTGAGGATTTAAGTGAGAAGCTGCACACGTTGGTATTCAGTCCTCAGACTTATCAACAGACTACAAATCTACAGCGCTATAAGAAGGGTTGCCATTTTAGActgatattaaatacatatatgacacaattacatttttcacagaCTCCTCTTTGTGAACTCCACAAATCTTTATTTACTTCAGAGGAGTATTATTGCGTATTATTTTGAGAAATTGATTCACTTGTAGaccaaattattatattttgctgAAAACAGTATGTTTACTTTAAAGGAAAGTACATTTATTTCCTGAAACATCAACAATAAttgtaaacagacagacagacagacagacagacagatagttcTAGATTTTAAgacatgaaaatgtaaaatttgaaaATGTGCAAGAAGGAatctacatatataaatatcaacATATGTAAaagtacaatatataaaaatgtgtgtacatCATATATGGgatatgtattgtatatacattatatgctgttttttttttttttttttttacctgtgatCGTTTATTGTTTGCCCAAATGCATGTTTAAATGGTAACAACAAAAATGACCCATTTATCAAGAAAACTTCAGATTTGCTACGTACGTGCAGGTAAACGTAATAATCCGAATGGGAAAACTAGAAAATGACAAACACATGCGTGTGAACTTTTTCTGGTGGTACTATTGAGGAAATATTTAAAGGTCTGAATTCAAGTTTACGCTCTAATTTGCAGGAGGTTGGCGAAATCGACTTTGCTTTTGATTCCTCTGTTTGGAATCAACTACATCATCTTTGCCTTCATGCCTCATCAGGTGAAGTCTTACATGCGGCTAGTGGTTGACCTTATATTGGGTTCTTTTCAGGTATGAGCTTAAAATTcctctctttcttacacacacaatgtctttATTTCACTCTCATTGTTGTTTATCTGGTCCGGATTCCTGAAATGCCAGGAAAATCCATAAAGTGGCAACAGCAGTGATGAATATGTCCTGGGATCTGCAATCCCCCTCCCTTTATTCAgacttgtttgtttttcagccaGAAATGGCTGTCAAGAGAAAGAAGCACCATCCCCAACTCATCTCTTTTTCTCCAGGGTCTAATAAAGTATGCGGAGAGTGAAATACGGCCATGTCTTTAGTAGTAAATATACTTATATTGAATCTGTAAGAGTGGCTTGAATAAGTAGAATTCCCCAAAGCGTTGTAAAAGGTTATGGAACATCGCTGATCCAGCTGTATGTTTTAGGAATGCAGTTTTAAGGACTTTAGGGGGAACATGGAGAACACACAGAGATTACAGTGAAAGTGCtctttgagtaaaaaagtagtactgtttttataaaaaactgcCCGAAATTGCATGTCCTGAAGACCGTCATTGTAAAGaacaaacatacaaatgtataaaaacatacgATGTGCTGGGGCTTTAACCCATAAACTTCTCATCAGCAAACCAGAGCCGTACCCAATGAGTTCcgtttacatatatttacatatatttacatatatttacatatatttgacATACTTTCAAAATGTATGAGCATCATGCATATCAgaatttcattcttttattcggtttatattaaatatacctGTTTctcttttgctgtgtttttaatGCTGAAACACACTCGTTTGCACTGAGCTGGTCTTTACTCACTACTTCATACCTGCACTTTTTATAGAACAAAATTATTCGCAATACGACACATTATAGATACGATGCAATGCGACGTAATGGAAAAAatctgatgctctgcaattcaatatggtgcagaaagttcatttctatttctttggttcagacacacagcaaatcatcagttTACTTAAGAGCCTTAAgagccttctgacttctaacgcatggccttTTTACaagcaaaaaacccaaaaagattaaatataaccagatgttcttttcctgtacTGTattcaggaagatgcagctctacctctgccatgttaatctctattctGTGCGAcgctcaggacacgcctcggtcttcATATTGTTGTGATACGTCACATTTACGTAGCACATatctacatatacatatacacataaaatattggtcacaaattattggtcactttctaaataataatagtatagcacataataattatgtatgaataaattaacttttatgccgGTGCACCAAAGCGAATCACTGAATCTTACCATTTTTAATATAAGACTTTTATGATCTTAAGAATGCAGGACTTTTCTAAACATGTATGTACTTTTTTCCTTCCCTCAGGGCTTCTGTGTCGCTATCCTGTACTGTTTCCTGAACGGAGAGGTAATGCATAAAATAatatcttttaaattttttgggttatttataattttaaacacagttttaaacatataaacTTAAAGATTACATGCAATAGattttgttatatttcattttattttctagtTCGACCCAGTAAAAACTAATAATACATCATCGCCACCTACTGGATATTCTGTGAACTACAGTAACACCGCGCATATTTTCAGCGAGGTTAATTGTGATATTGATTCAGGGCATTTTTGAGAATAAGGATTCAGGTACTTAAGTACTTGTACTTGCCTGTAGAATAACTAGAACTAATGCAAAGCATCTATATTTGAATGAAATTCCTGttgatataatttttattcacaTGGGAAAGGATATTAATCTCCGCACAAAAATCTACCTTGCAAATCGTGCATTTCCTTTTTGTTtccataaaacaaaacattattatgTTGGACTGATATTATTATAGCATCTTACTTATTTTTCCAATAAAGATATTAGTGAAggtaataaatagatttttcacCACTGTGTCTCCAACTGTGATTCAGGTGCAGGCTGAGATCAAGCGAAAGTGGCACATGCAGAGGTTTCTGGGCACCAACCCCAAGTACCACCAGCCTTCTCTGGCCAGCAACGGCAGCACCTCCAACACCCAGATCACCATGCTTACCAAGTGCAGCCCCACCACACAGCGTGTCTCCAGCTACACGGACGACTTCTCCACTATTTGAGATGACAGAATGACCTCACATCCAAAAATCGAGAACTCCCCGTCCCACGCTCCTGGGTCGAGCTCAGAGCTGAACTCATTTCCATCTTTGCAATGTTGAGGGGGGTGGGGGCAGTGGAATGCTGGGGAGTTTAGATGCTCGGCGTCAAACAGGCATGTGGTCTAGCGCATCCATGATGTAAATGCTGATGTTCTTAATCATTCTGGTAGCTAGCCCTTGCGAAGGATCGTCGGAGGAAGAGCGGGTTTTCCCACTTTTATAATTACGTCATTGTCATGGAACATTTTGAGGtccaaatattttaaagaatgcAAAGAACGGACAGAAGATGTGCACTCTGTGAAGTTCCAGAGTGAGAATTATGTCTTGTGGAACTCTAGAAtgcacacaccccacacacacctaccAGGATGGGATCTGTGATATGAGTGGTGACATTTCTGTTCATCCAGGCGCTATCAACCTATTTCAGCTGAATTCATTTGTCAGGTTTTAAACACTTCATTACCTGTAAGGCGACCTCAGAGGTGTGCAATAGGcccttttcatttcatattttttgctCTCATTATTAAGAGAACAGCATAAACAATCTACcgtcttttttttgcattttctattTGTTCCTTGTGCCACCCTTCcttaatttcattttaattgccAACCTCTTATTTGTTCCACTGACAGTCATGaagaatgtttaatttttaatcacaGTGTATTTatcctgtatgtatgtatgtatgtgtgtgtgtgtgtgtgtgtgtgtgtgtgtgtgtgtgtgtgtgtgtgtgtgtgtgtactctggGTGTTTTGTGCctgtaatgttattttataGATCTCTCTGTAAATGTTGGCATAGTAAGATTTTGTAAGATTTGGATTCTATAGGAATATATTACTGTGCTATATTAGTCCAGACAGttcaaaatactcatttttatttttttatatacttgtaAATGTCTTTTATAATTTTGGGaccagaatgtgtgtgtgtgtgtgtgtgtgtgtgtgtgtgtgtgtgtgtgtgtgtgtgtgtgtgtgtgtgtgagaccaatATTTTCTTTGAACTGGTACAATTCTCATGAATGTTTACGTGCATGCTCGTAATACATGTGtagaaataaaactatttatgtACACAAAATAAATCCAAGATTGGAGATTGGTAATTGAAAtagttttgaaataaaaatcaaataacaTATCATGTCTCGCTGTGTTAAAATGCCACTCTATTCTTCTAGACATGAAGACCGCGCAGAAGAATGAAATAAACGCCTgttgtgagtgtatgagtgagagaTAGCATCTTTGTTTACTCGTTTTCTAAAATACAGTCCATCTGCTATTTATTCACGAAATCCCTTGTTAGGTTCTTCTAGTTCAGGTCCGTCACTTTCCTTCCTGCAGCACGTTACCACACCAGAGGCAGGAGCCAGACCGAGCACTCAGActtgatttttaatttgataAGGAATACTAAACATCCCGTTGTTGATATTAAACTGGTTCTAGGCCAGCTGAACTAAACATCACAGTGAGTGCATGGTCTTGAAGACATTGCTGTGGTGGAAAATGTACAATGACAAAGCAATGACTGAAGATTCCTTCCAAAAACAATGAATTTATATGTTTTCTATTATGCTTGAAGCATCAACTGTACAAGTCCTTGAATGTGAATAAATTGTATCTATAGAAATAATTAACCTGATTATCGTTGCAGctgcaaatatatatactgtatatatacactgatgatctcttcatcatggcacctgttagtgggtgaaattatttattaggcaacaagtgaacattttgtcctcaaagttgatgttagaagcagaaaaaatggaggaaatgaagcagggaaaaaaaaggagagagagaagtaggAAACATCTCTCaaaaactatttacattttgttgtctaatgaatgtatccagactgaaaatccaccatatagaacacaagcagaaaaaagatgctggtgatcaggaacgtctctgttctcagtcatgtttacatcactgactccctctgtctcatccacgttaaccccaaacttctacctcctcattgtgagcttcataaactagtctgtggtgtgtgagagccaggaaatgatacaccagtggattgaaaaagccgcacaatgacaagaaactgGTTGATGCGCTGAAAATGAGaagaacaaaatattaaatatgtcaCGAAGtcgaaagtacagatatttgtgtaataaatgattcattaatgagtgaaagtaaaaagttgctAAAAAATTAGTGAAGTAAAAGaatgataccagaaaaatcaacataaatacagtaaaaaagtaTTAGTACAGATACTTCATGACTGTTGTACAGACTCTTTAATTTCGGCTGATTTGTAAAGATCATTGACTGGAACTGATTTTCTGTCCTGGTTGTGAATTTTTCCAATTTCAGCTCCAGAAAATAATCAACCCATTGAAGCTGCCCGAATGAGGGAAGGCACcgctgggattcgaacccagGATCTCCTGTTTACTAGACAGGCGCTTTAACCAACTAAGCCACGGCGCCACACAGTGGACCTGCTGAGTTTAACAACCACCTTAACCGGGTCAATTAAtaaccactacacacacacacacacacacacacacacacacacacacacacacacacacacactctctctctctctctctctctctctctcacacacacacacacacacacacacacacacacatatatatatacacctgaatatatatatatatatatatatatatatatatatatatatatatatatatatatatatatatatattcaggttgcatatgaataaattaaacaaataaataatcaaaaggTCATGATTATGAGCAGGTAAAGATTTGTTGTTATAtcgttataataaaaaatattttatatggtcTAAATATATAAGAGCtaagtgctttatatatatatatatatatatatatatatatatatatatatatatatatatatatacacagcagtGAAgagattatttataattaatatacaacacattatatacagttttatatacAGAGTTTTACAGGGTCAAGTTTATCGAGAAGAAGTTGAGAGTAGAGTAGAGTTTTCTGCTTTGTGAAATGTTAGCGCCCCTGTGTGGCCAGTGCTGTGTTTGACGTgcagtataagtgtgtgtgtgtgtgtgtgtgtgtgtgtgtgcactgaccGCACTCGGTTCACTCGGTTGTGTTGAACTCGTTCAACTCTGCCACGAACTCGCTGAACCCGGCAGTGGCGTGCGCGCGGACGCGTGGGCGCGCCTGCGTGAACAGGGACAGGGAGCACGGGGATGCGCATGCGGCACTCCACACGGGGGGGtgggagaaatagagagaaaaagaaaaaaagagagatggagatgtgcCTGTTTTCTGGTGGTTGACACACTCTTTTTGGACCTACCACTTTATTATAAATGCGCGTCAGTCCAGATTTTTTGACGTGAAGCCCAAATTATAGGGTGGGAATAAAACACGGGACACCTTTTAGAGGACTAAATATGCAGGCGCGCGCGGAGGGAAATCGCACCTCTGTCGCTTTAACTGCACCGGACCGGAGCGACCCATATGATTTCCGAGCTCCAATCACCAGTTTCCCTTCATTCCACACGCGAACATGGCGAAGAAAAAGGGCAGGAGCGTGAACGGAAAGGACGCCGCGCCGAAGAAGTGAAGTCTGAACTCGGTTCTTTCATGGAGAGAGACAGCGCGCGCCCCGGGGAGGAGACTCGGAGCTGGATTGCACCAAAGCGCACAGGATTAACATGGTCTGATCTCCTGTTCCGAATCGCTCTCACATCTCAGGCCTTTGCAACCTTCCCTGATATGTTTGTGTCTCCAGGCCTTAACCAGTCTCCTCGTCAATCatttacaagtttttttttttttttttttttttgcatgagtTCCTAATGTCCTTACTTTTCTTCTCACATTCTTCTCACACTTTGTGTCTGTGCAACATTGTCTCaacattctttttcttctgtcctgCACAGTTTTGTTTCTGCACATAAAAAACCTGATGCAGGTTGATTGAGTATAAAGTGGAGCTCAGGTGTGCAGGACAGAGGGTTGCAACACTACTATTTCTCTTTAGGTGCTCTAGAAAATCTTGAAATGTTTCTAGAAAGcatgatttttaaaagttatttcAGGATTCATCAAATTGTGCATTGATTCTGCATCGTTTCTTTGAAACagatgtgttttatattatcAGCAAGGAATTTGGATTCACTGAAACTGATCAGAACacaatttttaaaatttttttttagaaaaaaaaaggaaactaaaaagtaaaagttcagACAGCAAAATAATGTTTCAACCAAATTAGTCAACATTTGTAatacattagttttttttgtatataaaaacaaggaattttattaaataaacaaaaaaacccttgtcAATTTATTCCCCATAAATGTAGAGATCAGCGACCTCTAAAATCACTGgtgttttttataatgtttcagtgttttgcaagaatgaaaaggaaagtttataggactgtggtgagacctgagatgttgtatggtttagagacagtggcattgagtaaaagacaggaggtggagctggaggtagcagagctgaagatgttgagatgttcgttgggagtgacgacaatggacaggattagaaattagtttattagaaggacagtgcatgttggaggttttggagacaaggtgagggaggtgagattgagatggtttggacatgtgcagagaagggacatggggtatatcagtaggagaatgctgaggatggagccaccaggtaggaggaaacgggaaggccaaggaggaggttcatggatgtggtgagggaagacatgcaggaagttggtgtgaaagaggcagatgtagaggacagtggggtatggagacggacccctaatgggagaaagctgaaagaagaagaagtgttgGTTAAAATGCCATTAGCTCACACTCCGCTCTTATTATAGGTAATAGGCGATGGCACTAATGGATCAGAACCAGGTTTCCTGGTTGCACTTGATTTATTGTGTAGTTTCGCTCAGCAGTTTTTAAATcggaaaaaataaattgtggttCCATTTAGAGTCATGATTCAGGATGTCTTCTCATTTTAATGATTCTCCTGGACACTTATTCAATAGTGCATTACCAGAACAGTAAATGGCTCCAGATGCAGAAGGAGATTTAGATTTGTTGAGTTCGGGGATTTCAGAAAGGTGTTATCCGATCAGCGATGGCGTGCGAAGTCACGTGAATATTCATATATCTGCCTCAAGAAGCATTAGGATGTCATTTAAATATAGAATTATATCACACGTAAAACTTTTAGCTTCAGGAACCTGGTtatgaaacagaaaataatgaTTGTTATATCAAATAATTGTTGCATGTAAAATTAGTTGCAATATTTTTCCTCTTATTTGAATTCGGTCCTGTCTCCATTGTAGCTGATATTGGAGAAGACCGCTGAGCACCCTTCAGGGGAGTACTCCGTGGTGGAGGATATGGCCCTGCACTGCACTTTCCTGATGGAGCGTCTGAACGAGCAGCGCTTGCTTCAGCCAGACCTGTGCGACGTGGACATTGTGCTTCAGCGCCACAAGGCCACCTTCCAGGCACACAAGGGTGTGTTGGCGGCCTACAGCCCGTTTTTCCACTCGCTCTTCGCCTCTAGTAAAGAGCTACAGCGTGTGGAGCTGTCTCTGGAGGCACTCCGACCACAGGGATTTGTGCAGATTCTTGACTTCATCTACACCTCTAGGCTGCTTGTGAACAATGGAAATGTGCGCGATGTGCTACGTGCCGCCACCGTGCTCCAGATGGCCAATGTTGCGTCGTCATGCCGCGAGCTGCTGTCACGTGGCTCGCTGCGAGACGAGCAGCCCGAGCGGGATATCCAGACCTGGAGCAACAGCAATGGAAACGGAGCAGGCGGTGACTCGAATTTATCAGTGGAGATCAAACAGGAACAGGATGTGACCAGCGCCAAGATCTTTGGCACAAAGAGCGAAAGAAGCCCATGTGTTGCACACATTGGAGAACGACAGCACTTGGGGACAGGCAAGGAGGAATGTAATATGGAGGTATTGGAAGATTCCTTCAACAGGAAGCAGATCATTGTCGAGCTTAATCTCAACAACCAGACTCTAAATCTATCCAAAGGACTGGAAGGAAGCTGTTCCTCTAAGGCACCCTTTGGCTTCGAGGCCGAGAAGGACACCGGCGACTCGGAGGAGGACCGAGAACAAAGCGAGGATGAGGTACCTGGAGGGACGAGCGAGGACGAGGCAGGAGACGCGGCACGTCTGGATTTCAGCGCTCCCAAATTCCTGCCTCGAATATCTCGCAGGCAAACCGGATCCTCGGTAGATGCCATGGTTACTATGAGGACAAGTATGCGTGTAAGGCATGGAGGACGTGGGGGTGTGCGgcgtgaggaggaggaggaagaggaagtgcTTGAACAGAGACTGGAGGAGAGGCGGAGCTTCCCGTGCGTGAGGTGCCCACAGGTCTTTACCAACAGCTGGGACATGGAGATGCACACCAACGTCGAACACAACTACATGCAGGGATGTGACAAGTGTGGCACTCGCTTTCTTCTGGATAGTGAGCTGCTCCTGCATCAGCAGACAGACTGTGAGAAAAATTTAcaggtacacaaacacacacacacacacacacacacacaacaagtACACAAGTACCTCCTGAGGTGGTAATGAAGCATCATACCATCGTAAACTGAGATTCGGATGAGAAATCGTTCTCAAATTCCGCCTCGTTTTCTGCCATTTATTTCTGCTGTCTTTGTCATTTTTATCTTCGCAGTGTCCTACCTGTGGCAAAGACTTCAAGAAGCTTTGGTCACTGCACGAGCACAATAAAATTGTCCACGGTTACGCCGAGAAAAAGTTCACTTGTGAGATATGCGGGAAGAAATTCTTTACAATGGCTCACGTTCGCAAGCACATGGTTGGTGAGTTAGCAGCTCCTTTTTGCCACTTGTTATGGACTCCGGCCAAAGCCAGCGTGTTTTTTAAAAGCTTCCTGAACAGTCTCTTGCGTTTTCAGCTCACACGAAGGAAATGCCGTTCACCTGCGAGACGTGTGGCAAGTCTTTCAAACGCAGCATGTCTCTCAAAGTCCACTTCCTTCAGCATTCAGGAGAGAAACCCTTCACGTGTGAGGTAAATGGTTAGTATGAGCTGATTATATGACGAGATGATTGGGTTTGGACTTTGGTTTGACCTGAGCTCATTTTTTGCAGAATTGCAACGAACGATTTCAGTACAAGTATCAACTCCGGTCGCATATGAGCATCCACATCGGCCACAAGCAGTTCATGTGTCAGTGGTGCGGCAAAGACTTCAACATGAAGCAGTACTTCGACGAACACATGAAAACTCACACAGGTAACATTATGCAAACCTGACCTCAAATAAACTTTCAGATTTTCCTCACACCTCCCAGAACCACACCCCGAGGTGGACCTGCAAATCGGAGTAGTCAGATGACCTCCTGGAGGCTGAAGTGAGCAGATCCTAAATCCCTGCATCCCTTCTTTACATTCTAGCTTCAATTTCTATAGAAAATACTTAAAGCATAGGGGGCTTCTTCTGAAGGAGCCGTCACCAAACGACATGTTCTTGCTCATTTAAGCAAAATGACATCACTTCCAGGTGCTGCTTCACTTTCATGGTTGCTGGTTTCTTAGGTTATAGGGTTCTCCGTGTCAAAGTAGGATTACTCTgggtttaattgtttttttccccaacctCTTAAAATCACGCCTGTTGGAAAATTTGATGAATTACCTGTAGTTGTGAAGGAGTGTTTATACAATGTCCTTCAATGAATCATTGTCCCCCAAGTGTCCCATTCAGTGTGTATTCCTGCCCCAACATCTAGCATTCCTGGAATCGATTCTGTATCTAACattagaggtcaaccgattagATACTGATAGCTAGGTATGATCGTACTTGcagataaccgattaatcaactaaCATAACACTCTATGTAaaatactgaactttattacaaaaataaaaatgtagtgaatcataaaaatgtgttgaggaaataaatattcattaatacatattatataattagtaaattattaatataatatagccCTCTCCATGCAGCGCGCAGTCCCGCATgtacaaacaaacagcacgtggtgtcagtgattcacctctagaggtcgctctcgtaatgacaaagctggaaaaacaaaaacattgatttttgcctttatctttattattaaattcaaaTATGATACGAGATAAACataaaaattcaatttaaattttttttaattctcttgCATTGTTTTAGAGGGCTGTTCCAACTGTGGGGGCGGGCCGTATTCGGACCACGGGCCATAGTTTGGGGACCTAGTGACAAACGATATTTTCACCATTCCCAAACTCTTTGCAGATGTTTACTTCGATGTTTATGTCCTAGGTGAGAAGCCGTACATATGCGAGATCTGCGGGAAAAGCTTCACCAGTCGTCCCAACATGAAGCGACATCGGCGCACGCACACCGGCGAGAAGCCATACCCGTGCGAGACGTGCGGCCAGCGATTCCGCTTCTCCAACATGCTGAAAGCTCATCGTGAAAAGTGCTTTCAGACCAGAAACCCTCCCACAGAAGCTGCATCCACAGAGCTTGAACCCGTCTCCAACAACCCATCATATGTGACTGATCAAAGTTCCTCGAACCCAAAGGACTTTGGACCATGTTCTGCATTCCTGATCGCACAGACCCACGCGAGAGACGCG
The genomic region above belongs to Silurus meridionalis isolate SWU-2019-XX chromosome 20, ASM1480568v1, whole genome shotgun sequence and contains:
- the zbtb47a gene encoding zinc finger and BTB domain-containing protein 47 isoform X2 — translated: MLILEKTAEHPSGEYSVVEDMALHCTFLMERLNEQRLLQPDLCDVDIVLQRHKATFQAHKGVLAAYSPFFHSLFASSKELQRVELSLEALRPQGFVQILDFIYTSRLLVNNGNVRDVLRAATVLQMANVASSCRELLSRGSLRDEQPERDIQTWSNSNGNGAGGDSNLSVEIKQEQDVTSAKIFGTKSERSPCVAHIGERQHLGTGKEECNMEVLEDSFNRKQIIVELNLNNQTLNLSKGLEGSCSSKAPFGFEAEKDTGDSEEDREQSEDEVPGGTSEDEAGDAARLDFSAPKFLPRISRRQTGSSVDAMVTMRTSMRVRHGGRGGVRREEEEEEEVLEQRLEERRSFPCVRCPQVFTNSWDMEMHTNVEHNYMQGCDKCGTRFLLDSELLLHQQTDCEKNLQCPTCGKDFKKLWSLHEHNKIVHGYAEKKFTCEICGKKFFTMAHVRKHMVAHTKEMPFTCETCGKSFKRSMSLKVHFLQHSGEKPFTCEVNELQRTISVQVSTPVAYEHPHRPQAVHVSVVRQRLQHEAVLRRTHENSHR
- the zbtb47a gene encoding zinc finger and BTB domain-containing protein 47 isoform X1; its protein translation is MLILEKTAEHPSGEYSVVEDMALHCTFLMERLNEQRLLQPDLCDVDIVLQRHKATFQAHKGVLAAYSPFFHSLFASSKELQRVELSLEALRPQGFVQILDFIYTSRLLVNNGNVRDVLRAATVLQMANVASSCRELLSRGSLRDEQPERDIQTWSNSNGNGAGGDSNLSVEIKQEQDVTSAKIFGTKSERSPCVAHIGERQHLGTGKEECNMEVLEDSFNRKQIIVELNLNNQTLNLSKGLEGSCSSKAPFGFEAEKDTGDSEEDREQSEDEVPGGTSEDEAGDAARLDFSAPKFLPRISRRQTGSSVDAMVTMRTSMRVRHGGRGGVRREEEEEEEVLEQRLEERRSFPCVRCPQVFTNSWDMEMHTNVEHNYMQGCDKCGTRFLLDSELLLHQQTDCEKNLQCPTCGKDFKKLWSLHEHNKIVHGYAEKKFTCEICGKKFFTMAHVRKHMVAHTKEMPFTCETCGKSFKRSMSLKVHFLQHSGEKPFTCENCNERFQYKYQLRSHMSIHIGHKQFMCQWCGKDFNMKQYFDEHMKTHTGEKPYICEICGKSFTSRPNMKRHRRTHTGEKPYPCETCGQRFRFSNMLKAHREKCFQTRNPPTEAASTELEPVSNNPSYVTDQSSSNPKDFGPCSAFLIAQTHARDA